AGCAAaaactcgaaaatcacaaaccaGCTCCCCACAACTACAAGACCATCTAGCAATGGCAGAGAAGAACCAGAACCAATACCACCCACCCGAACCGAACGGCGATCACCGGAACGATCAAGAATCACTTCACACCCTGGACGATGAGGAGGCCAAACgcaagaagaggatgaagtgGACGATCGGCATCATCGCCTTCGTCATCTTTCAGGTAGTCCAAGCTCTCTTCTTCGTCCTGGTCATCATGAAGTTCAAGTCCCCCAAGTTCAGGGTCGGCGACTTTGCCATCCAGACTCTGACTGTCGGGACTCAGGCCTCCCCTTCGTTCGACTTGAGCTTCGTTGCCCCGATCCGAGTCAAGAACACCAACTGGGGTCCCTTCAAGTACGATGCCTCCACTATTAACTTCACCTATGGAGGTGTCCAGGTGGGACAAGCCATCATTCCGAAGAGCAAGGCCAACTTCAAGTCCACCGAGAAGATCGATGTGGACGTAACTTTGAGCTCTGGCAATTTGTCTAGCGATATCAATTCTAATCTCGGAAGCGAACTGAGCTCTGGGGTCATAACGTTGACTAGTCAAGGCGAGCTTAAAGGAAAGATTACagtcatgttcatgttcaagaagaagaagacctcgCAAATGAATTGCACCATGGCAATCAATACTACAACAAAGATGGTCCAATCCTTGTCGTGTAAATGAAATTCCTAAGTGTAATTCTCGGCGATGGACATCTTGCGAGCTCACTTTTATATCTTCTTTCTACGAGTTATCCATCGATTGAATAGAGAAATTTATGCACTTCTATCGTTCTGTGGATCGCTTCATTCATTTATGAGTTCTTTGTTTGTTCAGTATACATTTCATATAATGTGCCAGACATTGTGTGCTTTGGATTTGGAAATTCATTTCGGGCAATTGAACATTCTCAACCTATTTCTTCCTAAGACCAAAGATATTTGTGCCAAAATAACATATGCCAAGAAGAACAAAAGGCCTGGACACGGAATGGATCTTGAAGTACTATTTGTGCATCCCCTTGACCAAATCCACCCACATTAGGATTAATCGTTAATGGCAAATCAAGCTTAAATCATAACAGCACAATCACCTCGCAataatattttgcaaaaatattGTGTTATTCTGAAAACCGAGTCTCACATCCACTTGTGtgttatatataaatatatatatatatatatatatatatatatatatatatatatataaagaaatcCCACGTCGAGAAATTGGTATGGAGTatagtagttaatatatcttagttggcaCATAACTCATTAGCCTAAGTTTTTAAGTAAAGGTGGTCCAACGTCTAATTTTACAATCTCTTGTGTTAGGTAAAAGTTGAAAAGTAAGGAAGCTGTTATGGTTTaagcttttttctcttttagcgTCCTTTCCATTAAATCTTTAGACCTTGATTGTTCTGACTTTTGAAATATCATAAGCGCACAGTTGTCTCATAGGCATGCTTTCTCTTGATTTATCGCGGCATTTATCCATGTTACTTTATCTATTTAAGAACTTACGATTTTATAGTccattcctaaaaaatattttccccatttttggcGTTTGAAtagcttagaaaaatgagtcaacaaaaaatattttctgagcCACCAAGAAATAATTCCTATCCAaactgaaattttggaaaatgatttcttttttaaaaaatcgaaaattattttcctaaatatgattAAGTACTAATGCTTGGATCAAAAACGCTACGCTTGAGCACAAGAACCCCAATACTCATTGCTAGGGCGGTGCCTGGAATTCTAGTGCTCGAGATACCCGCATCCCTGCCCCGATCCATTGATGTTGGGTAAGCCTGATCGCCGGGGAGCGGGGCCTGGCCTTGATGGAGTCAAACATGGGTGCCAAGGTCCCAAGCCCGACCACGATGGACCAAGGTCCGGGCGCAGCAGACCGAGTCTCTGATACAAGGTTTGCGAACTGACCTCGATGGAATTGGACGCGAGCACAGGTACAAGAATCCCGAGCCCAGCCTTGATTGACCTAGGGTGATAGCGTCTCGATCTCTAGAGTTGGGATCCCAGGCATGTGCCCTAGCATGGCCCGACATCTATAGATCGAGGTTGGAGCGCCAAGGAGCTAGGCATGGGCGCTGAGTTCTCAGACTTGGTTTCAATGGATCCAAGACCAATGCGCATGCTTGTGTTCGAGAGCTAGGATCCGAGCTTGAGATCCCGATGCCCGTCCAAGTTTCTTGGCTGCTCATGCGCAAGCCACTAGCACCTCAATAGTATATGTCTATTTAGGAAACTCTTTTTCCTTATCAAAtgatgggaaatatttttcacttcatttttagattttagccaaacaccaaaaaaatgttgtcacttttcagaaatgtcacatttttcacgaaaaaaatggAGTCTTAGAATTgatatgaaaaaattaccaaaaaagtcttagatctattgcaattgtgtcaattcagtcctaaactgtttttttaatcaattgagtccaaaaccttttatatttgctCCAATTCAGTCCGTTACTGAAGTCAATTTTGGCTGCAAATCGCTGACGTGACGCGGTCAATACTAACGTGGCAatgtttgataattttttcaatagatttgatttctttcttctttttttctgtttttccttttttttcttttcttttcatctcattcttcctctagccggtttgggcgaggctcggcctcgacCAGCCATGGCAAGGTtcgcgaggctcaacctcgccatCACTAGGCGAGCACGGCCTTGCCAACCCTCACATTTGGTCGGTTGTCGATCCAACGACCaattagaggaagaaggagaatgaaaaaataataaagaaaaaaaggaaataaataaataacctgaaaaaaatattaaaatgttattaaaaattgacaaCTCGGTGCCGGCCAGTCAAAGTTAGCCgaaaagactgaattggtacaaatccaaaaggtttagagctcaattgaaaaaagaaaaaaatttgtaccGAATTggaacaattacaatagatttaggacttttttggtaattttcatatGCCAATCTCCAAATGGTAAATATACCCCCTAAATAAAACATATTTTGCACATGATGATACATTTGCATtctcaaggaaaatatcttatTCGATACTTGTATTATCTAACATACTAACTTGATAAGATATAAGATATCAAATTGagtattctttctttctttctttcttttttcgagcATATGAAGAAAGAATAACACATTTAATAAGATATATAATGACATATTTGTATTCCATGTTGTGTAAGCATAATGGTACAGATTTTCTCTTGGCCCTCTCATACATGTGTGGCATATTCTCCTCTTTGTAAATCCCCCAAATAATGCCTCGAGAATATTGACGTGCGCCAACCTTGATGACTCACCAGTTGACTCAGAGCTAATGTTGAAGAACAGGATCGAGTCTTCCGCCCACCTTGGCAGACTTTGGCGGGCTGTcaggacaaagaaaagagagtctCCTCTACTCCTGTTCGCTGAAATATGACCACTAAACTCGCGTTCCTTCTAGAAGTGAATATTTCGACGACCGCGTTTGACAATGATTTCCAGGAAAGTGGCTCTCTTTGTCCACTCGATGCTTCTTTGGACATACTCTTCCTCCGAACACTCTATATAAACCTGACCCGCACgtctctcttcttcatcctcactACATTCTCACGTATCCAACTCCTTCAGAGAAGCAATACTTGAATTCATCCCTCGTTTGGCTGAATATAACCAAATGGCAGAGAAGAACCAGAACCAATACCAACTACCCGAGTCGAATGCCTATCGCCGGAGCGATCAAGAATCGCTTCATACCATGGAGGATGAGGAGGCAAAGCGTAAGAAGAGGATGAAGTTGACGATCGGCATCGTCGCCTTCATCATCTTTCAGGTCGTCCAAgccctcttcttcatcctcgtcATCATGAAGTTCAAGTCCCCCAAGTTCAGGGTCGGCGAGTTCGACATCCAAACCTTGACCGTTGGGACTCAGGCCTCGCCCTCATTCGACATGAGCTTCGTCGCCCCGATCCGGATCAAGAACACCAACTGGGGTCCCTTCAAGTACGGTGCTTCTACCGTCAACTTCACCTACGGAGGTGTCCAAGTGGGACAAGCGATCATTCCCAAGAGCAAGGCCAACTTCAAGTCCACCAAGAAGATCGATGTGCCTGTGACCTTGAGCTCCAGTGCTTTGCCCAGCAGTTCGAATCTCGGGAGCGAATTGAGCTCGGGGATCATAACCTTGAACAGCCAAGGCGAGATCAAAGGGAAGATAACAGTGatgttcatgttcaagaagaCGAAGACATCCCAGATGAATTGCACCATGACTATCGATACAACCACAAAGGCGGTCCAATCCTTGTCGTGCAAATGAGAATCGGGACGGTGATTCTCCATTAGATGGTTCCACAAGCTTTCCATAGATTATGTGAAATTATGTGTTTTCTgccttgtgattttttttttttgcgagttctttcattctttctgtAAAGACTGCGTATTGTACGAGAATATTTTCTGTTGGTTTTTTGCAAATTATTGTTGTGATGTAGTTTGATCATTTGACATGATTATTCATTGTGATTCATTTTGTAGATAATAAGATGTGTGGTAAATTTACGAATTTACAGAAACAAACTTACAAATATATCTGTGGAGATAGGATCAATTTGTAAATTCACAAAAAGAAGCTATTACTCAAATCATAGCACTCGTGTTATAAATTCGGCTTAGGCTCCGTctatttgcaaaaaatgaataattggacaaatgttttcttaaaaagattatttgtatcacttgaaaatgattaattaatgaaaaatactctCATTATCAATGAAAATTTATGCTTAAAAGTTTtggtggatgatgaaaatatttttcgtctaATGGAAAAGCCACCTTTAAAAgtgggaaaataattttcccacATCTTTCTTTCATCAAACCAAGCACCTTCTCCTCCGTGcattccttttaattatttttatttttattttatctcttttcatttcatctttctttatttgaataaatcaatttttttttattttttctttttcttttttctttcttcttcggtCGGTTGCCGAGAACTAGCCCAAGGCAAGGTGGAGCCTCACCCAAGGCTGGCTTGGCTTGGCTCGTCGAAATTTGGCGAGCTCTAGCCTCACCCGAGGCCGGTCACCTGCGATCGCCGTGGCCAACGGCTAGccaaagagaacaaaagaaattaaaaataattggaattttaaattttttgatataaagaaaagaaaaaaataaaatgttattaaaaggAATGCACggtggaaaatcaaattttccatatcaaataaaggaaaatattttttatttcattttcaagtttcagccaaatacaggacaattttgttatttttttttaaaaatgacttcctaaattttttttttttagaaatgccacatttttcgcgaaacaaacggagcataaaCCAATGATTTTATGAGCCAACTCGAGCATGTGTGGGTCGACATTTAACTACTGATCATCTGCACCTTCGAATGTGACACCCTAATTGAGGTGGCAAATGTATTCTCCTTTTTCTCGATAAACTTGTAGGC
This sequence is a window from Rhodamnia argentea isolate NSW1041297 chromosome 3, ASM2092103v1, whole genome shotgun sequence. Protein-coding genes within it:
- the LOC125314470 gene encoding uncharacterized protein LOC125314470, encoding MAEKNQNQYQLPESNAYRRSDQESLHTMEDEEAKRKKRMKWTIGIIAFVIFQVVQALFFVLVIMKFKSPKFRVGDFAIQTLTVGTQASPSFDLSFVAPIRVKNTNWGPFKYDASTINFTYGGVQVGQAIIPKSKANFKSTEKIDVDVTLSSGNLSSDINSNLGSELSSGVITLTSQGELKGKITVMFMFKKKKTSQMNCTMAINTTTKMVQSLSCK